In a single window of the Prevotella melaninogenica genome:
- a CDS encoding 2-oxoacid:acceptor oxidoreductase subunit alpha produces MEEQIEVKELDSVVIHFSGDSGDGMQLAGNIFTTVSASVGNGVSTFPDYPADIRAPQGSLTGVSGFQVHIGASKVYTPGDRCDVLVAMNAAALKMQYKHCKPNSTIIIDTDSFGQRDLQKAEFRSDDYLGEMSIDPDRVVACPITKMVKDCLADTGMDNKAMLKCRNMFALGLVCWLFNRDLDLVNNYLETKFKKKPAVAEANIRVVRAGYDYGHNVHASVPNTYRIESKVKQPGRYMDITGNKATAYGLMAAAERAGLRLFLGSYPITPATDILHELAKHKSMGVTTVQCEDEIAGCASAIGAAFAGALAATSTSGPGICLKSEAMNLALIDELPLVIIDVQRGGPSTGMPTKSEQTDLLQVLYGRNGESPMPVIAATSPTDCFDAAYNACKIALEHMTPVVLLTDAFIANGSSAWKLPNIEELPEIHPHFVTEDQKYKYTPYKRDPKTLARYWAIPGTEGYTHILGGLEKDGETGAISTDPENHDKMDHLRWNKVARIPVPDLVVQGDEDDADLLIVGFGSTYGHLYSAMENLRSKGHKVALAQFKYVNPLPKNTAEVLSRYKKVVVAEQNLGQLAALLRIRINHFAPYQYNQVKGQPFVVTELVTTFEKLLKAPLPKEETGTFYTKILE; encoded by the coding sequence GGGTAACATTTTCACCACTGTCTCGGCTTCTGTCGGCAATGGTGTGTCTACTTTCCCAGACTATCCGGCTGACATCCGTGCCCCGCAAGGCTCCTTGACAGGTGTGAGTGGATTCCAGGTTCATATTGGTGCGAGCAAGGTTTATACTCCTGGTGACCGCTGTGACGTTCTTGTAGCAATGAATGCTGCTGCGTTGAAGATGCAGTATAAACATTGCAAGCCTAACAGTACAATCATTATCGACACTGATTCATTCGGACAGCGTGACCTTCAGAAGGCTGAGTTCCGCAGTGATGACTATCTGGGCGAGATGAGTATTGACCCTGATCGTGTAGTGGCTTGCCCGATAACAAAGATGGTGAAGGACTGTTTGGCTGATACTGGCATGGACAATAAAGCCATGCTGAAGTGCCGTAATATGTTTGCTTTGGGTCTTGTTTGCTGGCTTTTCAACCGCGACTTAGACTTGGTAAACAACTATCTCGAGACAAAGTTTAAGAAGAAACCAGCCGTTGCTGAGGCGAATATAAGGGTTGTACGTGCAGGCTATGACTATGGTCATAATGTACATGCTTCTGTTCCTAATACCTATCGCATTGAATCAAAAGTGAAACAGCCTGGCCGTTATATGGATATTACGGGTAATAAGGCTACTGCATACGGTCTGATGGCTGCGGCTGAGCGTGCTGGCTTGCGTCTTTTCTTAGGTTCTTATCCTATCACTCCAGCAACTGATATCTTGCATGAGTTGGCTAAGCATAAGTCAATGGGTGTAACAACCGTACAGTGTGAGGACGAGATTGCTGGTTGTGCATCGGCTATTGGTGCTGCTTTCGCTGGTGCATTGGCTGCTACTTCGACCTCTGGTCCTGGTATATGTTTGAAGAGTGAGGCTATGAACCTTGCGCTTATTGATGAACTTCCATTGGTGATTATCGACGTACAGCGTGGTGGTCCATCAACGGGTATGCCTACGAAGAGTGAGCAGACCGACCTCTTGCAGGTGCTTTACGGCCGTAATGGTGAGAGTCCAATGCCTGTCATTGCAGCTACAAGTCCTACTGATTGCTTCGATGCAGCCTATAACGCTTGTAAGATTGCATTGGAACACATGACGCCAGTTGTGCTTCTTACCGATGCATTCATTGCTAATGGTTCTTCTGCTTGGAAACTTCCAAATATCGAAGAGTTGCCAGAAATCCATCCACACTTCGTTACAGAAGACCAGAAGTATAAGTACACTCCATACAAACGTGACCCAAAGACATTGGCGCGTTACTGGGCTATTCCTGGCACGGAAGGCTATACGCATATCCTTGGTGGATTGGAGAAAGACGGTGAAACGGGTGCTATTTCAACCGATCCAGAGAACCATGACAAGATGGACCACCTTCGTTGGAACAAGGTGGCACGCATTCCAGTACCTGATTTGGTTGTTCAGGGCGACGAGGATGATGCCGACTTGCTTATTGTAGGCTTTGGTAGTACTTACGGTCATCTCTATTCTGCAATGGAAAATTTGCGTAGTAAGGGTCATAAGGTTGCTTTGGCACAGTTCAAGTATGTGAATCCATTGCCAAAGAACACTGCAGAAGTGCTTAGTCGTTATAAGAAAGTCGTTGTTGCAGAACAAAATCTTGGTCAGCTTGCAGCCCTCTTGCGTATTCGTATCAACCACTTCGCTCCTTATCAGTATAACCAAGTTAAGGGTCAACCATTCGTTGTCACCGAGTTGGTTACAACTTTTGAGAAACTTCTCAAGGCTCCACTACCAAAGGAAGAAACTGGTACTTTCTATACGAAGATACTTGAGTAG
- the upp gene encoding uracil phosphoribosyltransferase — MDIINFSEQNSIINQYLAEIRDKDYQKNRLLFRNNVMRIGEFEAFEISKTLNYEPKDVVTPLGTAQVNVPTDKIVLATIFRAGLPFHNGFLNIFDHAGNAFVSAYREYTDADHHEVGIHVEYLATPDINGKTLIIADPMLATGGSMELGYKAILSKGNPRHVHVACLLATPEGIAHIRKTFPEDSTTIWCAAIDEGLNEHKYIVPGFGDAGDLCYGEKL, encoded by the coding sequence ATGGACATCATTAACTTTTCAGAGCAGAACTCTATCATCAATCAGTATTTAGCTGAAATCCGTGATAAGGATTATCAGAAGAATCGCTTGCTCTTCCGCAATAATGTTATGCGTATCGGAGAGTTCGAAGCTTTTGAAATCTCAAAAACATTGAACTACGAACCAAAGGATGTTGTTACTCCGTTAGGTACGGCTCAGGTAAATGTACCAACTGATAAGATTGTTTTGGCAACTATTTTCCGTGCTGGATTGCCTTTCCATAACGGTTTCCTTAACATATTCGACCATGCTGGTAATGCCTTCGTTAGTGCTTATCGCGAATATACGGATGCTGATCATCATGAGGTAGGAATCCACGTTGAATATCTTGCTACACCAGACATCAATGGTAAGACACTTATCATCGCTGACCCAATGTTGGCTACTGGCGGTTCTATGGAACTTGGCTACAAGGCTATCCTCTCAAAGGGAAATCCTCGTCATGTGCATGTTGCCTGCTTGCTGGCTACACCAGAAGGTATCGCACATATCCGTAAAACCTTCCCAGAAGACTCAACAACCATTTGGTGTGCAGCTATTGATGAAGGATTGAATGAGCATAAGTACATTGTTCCTGGTTTCGGTGATGCTGGTGACTTGTGCTATGGTGAGAAATTATAA
- a CDS encoding nucleoside 2-deoxyribosyltransferase → MNRRIYFAGSIRGGREDAGLYKRIIDYINKTDIVVTEHIGQADMSMKSQTLMSDAYIYERDTKWLESCDLLIAECTCPSLGVGYELAYAEAHGIPAYIFYNELRSNISAMLNGNPYFTVVPYENEEELYQILDDIQNLNVDCASLLTVDSENKQIVEKLKRDGISCIEKGEYTLMNLILANSKEAIEKVHLLSLHQNDKTKLVLLQTSDIFEVDEKEMFDAILSFPNGSNTYEEIKSFLYCIRNLLEFHWIISVDFYDFYSVIKGKNIISMQRFTYRKDIKEALYKLNYNRDNKQKKYIFAISGVRNQEEGLRQIQAFDKYLSEKLFIKESDFCYNVIPYGMKQVILLTATSY, encoded by the coding sequence ATGAATAGAAGAATTTATTTTGCAGGCTCTATACGTGGCGGTAGAGAAGACGCAGGCTTATACAAGCGTATTATTGACTATATAAACAAAACTGACATTGTGGTTACAGAGCACATCGGGCAAGCCGATATGAGCATGAAATCCCAGACACTTATGTCAGATGCTTATATTTACGAACGTGATACTAAATGGCTTGAGTCGTGTGACTTGCTGATAGCCGAATGTACTTGCCCCTCTCTTGGTGTCGGCTACGAATTGGCTTATGCTGAGGCACACGGTATTCCTGCTTATATTTTCTATAATGAGTTGCGGTCTAATATTTCAGCGATGTTGAATGGTAATCCGTATTTCACGGTTGTTCCTTATGAAAATGAAGAAGAACTGTATCAAATACTTGATGATATACAGAACTTAAATGTAGATTGTGCGAGTCTATTAACTGTCGATTCCGAAAATAAGCAAATTGTTGAAAAACTTAAACGAGATGGAATCTCTTGCATAGAAAAAGGAGAGTATACTCTTATGAACCTCATCTTAGCAAACTCAAAAGAGGCTATTGAAAAGGTTCATTTACTTTCATTGCATCAAAATGATAAGACAAAATTAGTCCTTCTACAAACTTCAGACATATTTGAAGTTGATGAAAAAGAAATGTTTGACGCAATTCTTTCGTTTCCAAATGGTAGTAATACTTATGAAGAAATAAAGTCGTTTTTATATTGTATTCGTAACTTACTCGAATTTCATTGGATAATATCAGTTGATTTTTATGATTTCTATTCAGTGATAAAGGGGAAAAATATAATTTCTATGCAAAGGTTTACTTACAGAAAAGACATAAAAGAAGCACTATACAAGCTGAATTACAACAGAGATAATAAACAGAAAAAATATATCTTCGCTATCAGTGGCGTACGTAATCAGGAAGAAGGTCTAAGGCAGATACAAGCATTTGATAAATATCTTTCTGAAAAACTATTTATTAAAGAGTCTGATTTTTGCTATAATGTCATTCCTTATGGGATGAAGCAAGTAATTTTACTAACAGCCACATCATATTAA
- a CDS encoding MAG1210 family protein, with product MVEDIYDPLNEYISTFKEKFKKVADETFNALAEEAQVDVEANRETCRQIYAGEKNLADVSGRITMWTIVCVILWIAVVAGAAVVYVKRNEFPMEYLLMIGGGAALLLVFLLLKVHPTLKSLRVQHDDLANEVKALKERAWNQMAALNRLYDWDVFTRMMSKTVPRLEFDPYFTTQRLADLRKTYGWNDSFNAERSVLYSHSGLINGNPFVICRTRKMEMGEKTYHGQKTIFWTTTERGPDGKMRTVSHSETLYASVTAPYPNYFERTRLIYGNTAAPDLTFYRKPSGLAGKDGSLRFKWDRFWLRRKARNLESSDFAMLTNEEFEVAFNTSNRNNNQQYALLFTPLAQQSMMALLMDDKEGYGDDFDFDKHYMINTIMPEHLQMLDLDMNPAQYRSFDFEKAKKDFYEINARYFRAIYFSFAPLLCVPMYQQIRPQKDIYGYDMERKSSFWEHEALANFWGQENFQHPNCVTPCIMKTSSAAQGDGSTLINVTAYGFRSEHRMSYISKYGGDGSWHDVPVEWYEFLPVEGNGRIMMQEDETQNDTDMSQKQRMSHISDVLQKSHLDVYRRHIASKV from the coding sequence ATGGTAGAGGATATCTATGATCCACTAAACGAATACATCAGCACCTTTAAGGAGAAGTTCAAGAAGGTGGCTGATGAAACCTTTAATGCACTTGCCGAAGAGGCTCAGGTTGATGTTGAGGCTAATCGTGAGACGTGTCGACAAATCTATGCAGGAGAGAAGAATCTTGCGGATGTGTCTGGTCGTATCACGATGTGGACTATCGTGTGTGTCATTCTGTGGATAGCTGTGGTGGCAGGTGCTGCTGTTGTTTATGTGAAGAGAAATGAGTTTCCGATGGAATATCTTTTGATGATAGGCGGCGGAGCAGCTTTATTGCTTGTCTTCCTATTGTTAAAAGTACATCCGACATTGAAATCCTTGCGTGTTCAGCATGACGATTTAGCCAATGAGGTGAAGGCGTTGAAAGAGCGAGCATGGAATCAGATGGCAGCTTTGAATAGGCTCTATGACTGGGATGTCTTCACACGTATGATGTCAAAGACCGTACCCAGATTGGAGTTCGACCCTTATTTCACCACACAAAGATTGGCAGACCTTCGTAAAACATACGGATGGAACGACTCCTTTAATGCTGAACGTTCGGTACTTTATTCCCATTCTGGGCTTATCAATGGTAATCCCTTTGTCATCTGTCGAACACGGAAGATGGAGATGGGAGAGAAGACTTATCATGGTCAGAAGACAATTTTTTGGACAACGACAGAGCGAGGGCCAGATGGAAAGATGCGTACAGTGTCTCATTCGGAAACCTTATATGCCAGTGTAACTGCACCCTATCCTAATTACTTTGAGCGTACTCGGCTTATCTATGGTAATACTGCAGCACCCGACTTGACTTTCTATCGTAAGCCAAGTGGATTGGCTGGTAAGGATGGTTCATTGCGTTTCAAATGGGATAGATTCTGGTTGCGACGCAAAGCTCGTAACCTTGAGAGTAGTGACTTTGCAATGTTGACCAACGAAGAGTTTGAGGTTGCGTTCAATACAAGTAATCGTAATAACAATCAGCAATATGCTTTACTCTTTACGCCATTGGCACAACAGAGTATGATGGCATTGCTGATGGACGATAAAGAGGGTTATGGTGATGACTTTGATTTCGATAAGCATTACATGATAAACACTATCATGCCAGAACATCTACAAATGTTAGACCTCGATATGAATCCTGCTCAGTATCGTAGTTTTGACTTTGAGAAGGCTAAGAAAGACTTTTACGAAATCAATGCGAGGTATTTCCGTGCCATCTACTTTAGTTTCGCTCCCCTGTTGTGTGTACCGATGTATCAGCAGATACGACCACAGAAGGATATTTACGGATATGACATGGAACGGAAGAGTTCGTTCTGGGAGCATGAAGCATTGGCTAACTTCTGGGGACAGGAGAATTTCCAGCATCCTAATTGTGTGACTCCTTGTATTATGAAGACTTCTTCTGCGGCACAAGGAGATGGCAGTACGCTGATAAATGTTACGGCTTACGGCTTCCGTTCAGAACATCGTATGTCTTATATTAGTAAATATGGCGGTGATGGGTCATGGCATGATGTACCAGTGGAGTGGTATGAGTTCCTGCCTGTTGAGGGCAATGGTCGTATTATGATGCAGGAGGATGAGACGCAAAACGATACCGACATGAGTCAGAAACAGCGTATGAGCCATATCAGTGACGTCTTACAGAAATCGCACTTAGATGTCTATAGAAGACATATTGCCTCTAAGGTCTAA
- a CDS encoding 2-oxoacid:ferredoxin oxidoreductase subunit beta translates to MNQYTAQDFKKGQPRWCPGCGDHFFLASLQKAMAELGVPPYETAVISGIGCSSRLPYYANTYAMQTIHGRAAAISTGAKVTNPNLTIWQVSGDGDALAIGGNHFIHAMRRNVDLNMILLNNRIYGLTKGQYSPTSPRGFVSKSSPYGTTEDPFHPAELCFGARGNFFARSVASDNTETIAILKAAYQHKGAAVCEILQNCVIFNDGCHTSVYTSQGRKENAIYVRHGEPLIFGADNEFGLVQEGFGLKVVKIGENGITRDDILVHDAHSQDNTLQLKLAMMSNEDGFPIALGVIRDVEAPTYDAAVNQQIEEVKAQKHYHTFMEMLETNDIWEVKE, encoded by the coding sequence ATGAATCAATATACAGCACAAGATTTTAAGAAGGGACAACCACGTTGGTGTCCCGGCTGTGGCGACCATTTCTTCCTTGCCAGTTTGCAGAAAGCAATGGCAGAGTTAGGTGTTCCACCTTACGAAACAGCCGTTATCAGTGGTATCGGATGCTCAAGCCGATTACCTTATTATGCTAATACATACGCTATGCAGACTATTCATGGTCGTGCAGCAGCGATTTCCACTGGTGCGAAGGTGACCAATCCGAACCTTACTATTTGGCAGGTTTCGGGCGATGGTGATGCACTTGCTATCGGTGGTAACCACTTTATCCATGCGATGCGCCGTAATGTGGACCTGAATATGATTCTTCTGAACAACCGTATCTACGGTCTTACGAAGGGACAGTATTCACCAACCAGTCCACGTGGCTTTGTTTCTAAGTCAAGTCCTTACGGTACAACAGAAGACCCATTCCACCCAGCAGAACTCTGCTTTGGTGCTCGTGGCAACTTCTTCGCACGTAGTGTTGCCAGTGATAACACTGAAACAATCGCTATCCTTAAGGCTGCTTATCAGCATAAGGGTGCTGCTGTTTGCGAGATTTTGCAGAACTGTGTTATCTTCAACGATGGCTGTCACACCTCAGTTTATACCTCACAAGGTCGTAAGGAGAATGCTATTTACGTTAGACATGGCGAGCCATTAATCTTCGGTGCAGACAATGAGTTTGGACTTGTACAGGAAGGCTTTGGCTTGAAGGTGGTTAAGATAGGCGAGAATGGTATTACTCGCGATGATATCCTCGTACATGATGCCCACAGTCAAGACAATACCTTGCAGCTGAAACTTGCAATGATGAGCAATGAGGACGGCTTCCCTATAGCCCTCGGAGTTATTCGTGATGTTGAGGCTCCTACCTATGATGCTGCTGTCAATCAGCAGATAGAGGAGGTGAAGGCACAGAAGCATTACCACACCTTTATGGAGATGCTCGAGACCAACGATATTTGGGAGGTCAAGGAATAA
- a CDS encoding LytTR family DNA-binding domain-containing protein produces the protein MTIFVQWLCAFFFFKRPSRKDVPITNGYIILYSIAIEFAMAISMTLYAAFFFQMPLTWQLFSTFFYWTFLVWVIVTAIFTLVNYNRMLNSRLEEMIKKTSDEQEGILITLHDQNLRGTDLTLPINNLLYIEARKNNVCVCYIKEGKVVKAELRSTLIALKDDLPYDNIFQCHRSFLVNINNITSAKGNSNGYQLRLLGCEDIIPVSRTFVPGLRHFVG, from the coding sequence ATGACCATCTTCGTTCAGTGGCTTTGTGCCTTTTTTTTCTTCAAAAGACCATCGCGAAAAGATGTCCCAATCACCAATGGTTATATCATCCTTTATAGTATAGCTATCGAGTTTGCGATGGCTATCTCTATGACGCTCTATGCAGCTTTCTTCTTCCAAATGCCATTAACATGGCAGCTGTTCAGTACATTCTTTTATTGGACCTTCCTTGTTTGGGTAATCGTTACAGCTATTTTTACGTTGGTAAACTATAACCGTATGTTGAATAGTAGACTGGAAGAAATGATAAAGAAGACCTCTGATGAACAGGAAGGAATCCTTATCACGTTGCACGACCAGAACCTGCGGGGAACCGACCTTACCTTACCTATCAACAATCTACTCTATATTGAAGCTCGAAAAAACAATGTCTGCGTATGTTATATAAAAGAAGGTAAAGTGGTAAAGGCTGAACTCCGTTCGACGTTGATAGCCTTAAAGGATGACCTTCCTTACGATAATATCTTTCAGTGTCATCGTTCCTTCCTTGTGAATATCAATAATATTACTTCTGCAAAAGGTAACTCCAACGGTTATCAACTTCGTCTTTTGGGTTGTGAAGACATCATCCCAGTCTCTCGCACCTTTGTTCCCGGTCTCCGCCACTTCGTTGGTTAA
- a CDS encoding LemA family protein — protein sequence MANLLDEVTGPVNDAGRDVHVIDKQLPVEVGFGSTLFQIALWVVGPVLVLLFVLILGSTMTNPLLVGVVGCLVGILPGVIFIFMKISARNYFQKLEQRIQAEASNIDNYLEQRVQILQNVVGLVERAIDLDKDVMKAVAALRSGGVNEGNRSDVNAQVNTAFGRLFPQVEAYPELKAHNAIADAMQQNNYLQREITAARTVYNSRVTQWNTDIFSWPTKMIVAAQQGYTTRIPFTATAETREAARGKFF from the coding sequence ATGGCGAATTTATTGGACGAAGTGACAGGACCTGTGAATGATGCAGGTCGTGACGTACATGTAATTGACAAGCAACTCCCTGTTGAAGTAGGTTTTGGTTCAACCCTTTTTCAGATTGCTTTGTGGGTGGTTGGTCCGGTGTTGGTATTGTTATTTGTGCTGATATTGGGTAGTACGATGACAAATCCATTGCTTGTTGGTGTTGTAGGCTGTCTGGTGGGAATTCTCCCTGGTGTTATCTTTATCTTTATGAAGATATCAGCACGTAACTATTTCCAGAAGTTAGAGCAGCGTATTCAGGCTGAGGCATCTAATATAGACAACTATTTGGAACAGCGTGTACAGATACTTCAGAACGTAGTTGGTCTGGTAGAGCGTGCTATCGACCTTGACAAAGACGTGATGAAGGCTGTTGCAGCTCTTCGTTCTGGTGGTGTGAACGAAGGAAATAGAAGTGATGTGAATGCACAAGTAAACACAGCTTTTGGACGACTCTTTCCACAGGTTGAGGCTTATCCAGAGTTGAAAGCACACAATGCTATTGCTGATGCGATGCAGCAGAATAATTATCTGCAGCGAGAGATTACGGCAGCTCGCACTGTATATAACAGTCGTGTGACACAATGGAATACTGACATCTTCTCTTGGCCAACAAAGATGATTGTTGCTGCTCAGCAGGGTTACACAACTCGCATACCATTCACAGCAACGGCAGAGACACGTGAGGCAGCAAGAGGTAAATTCTTCTAA
- a CDS encoding WD40/YVTN/BNR-like repeat-containing protein: MGQIVNFGREMIRINSEKNRIEYSTNGGNTWHSRYSGSNAGEFYSLCDYGNELLACTSKGVYYSKNGGISWHSRYTGSTAGDFKEITVQGNELLAQTSKGLYYSKNGGISWHRR, from the coding sequence ATGGGACAAATTGTAAACTTTGGTCGCGAAATGATTCGTATTAACTCTGAGAAAAATCGCATTGAGTATTCAACAAATGGAGGGAATACTTGGCATTCTCGTTATTCAGGTTCTAATGCTGGCGAATTTTATAGCTTATGTGATTATGGTAATGAGTTATTAGCTTGTACTTCTAAGGGGGTTTATTACTCAAAGAATGGAGGAATCAGCTGGCATTCTCGTTACACAGGATCTACTGCAGGAGATTTTAAAGAGATTACTGTACAAGGAAACGAGTTACTTGCTCAAACGAGCAAAGGACTGTATTATTCTAAGAATGGTGGTATTTCTTGGCATCGTCGCTAA